The DNA segment AGGCAGATGCACTCTTATGTACCTaaaccctttaaaaaataaaaacaattactaaacatttaaaatgaggacgtggttttcattttaaatttccCATTAAGAACAGAAGTGATTAAACTACCGACAATGAAATTCGACATTTAGTATGTGTTTCTTCGGATGAGCATACTTTTGACCACCACGCTGTCACTAAAATGATCTGTATCGTTAATGATAAGTAGCCCACGAGATGGCAGAATTTCCGGCTGCAAAACAttcccaggcagagcagcttgGCCTGGCCTTTtgagcagcagggagcaagCCGGTGCCACTTCTGCCTGCCAGGGGATACAGATAGTCGTTATCAAATACCTGCCCTCCTAACGACATCATTATGATTTATTCTGCAGTCTCCTAACTTTGGGATCTAGCATCTCATGTATAATTTTATGGTCTCTGTTacaggaagaagcaaaaaaacagCCTTTGAAATACTTAAGGCCTAATCCTGCAATAATACAAGCAGTTCAGTAATACTACTCAAAGTAGTTCCATAGAAGTCAGCTACTCTTTAAAGCAAACTCGTTCTATGCTAGAAGCTTTTGCCAGTTAATTAAGCATACAgttttgtggtatttttatataaacagaACCACAGTTTCCAATAAACAAAGTATTCTACTACTTTAGcattttttcttgcagataattattaaattatattggCAACATATCTTTTCTCATATAAACCATCTTCAGCATTAGGAAAATGAATTGCTGGCATAGCTATGCTcccaaaacatttaataatgCTGAACAACCACTGGCAAGGTCCCCCGCTTTCAATTGATAAAATCATGCCGTGCTCATTACAAAAATGTACGCATAATAAGACCGCATAGGAAAACGCTGTTTCATGCTAGGTTTTTAATCtgttatcaaaattatttaaaagcttttgaaatagtactgatgtcttttttccttttttactacCTTCAGAAAATGGACAGGTTTCCTCAGTACAAAGAAATCTTGCTCCTTGTGTATATTTTGTTACAGTTCCCATTGCAATTGCTATTCCTTCAGACATATAAAATCTTTGAGATGTGTaatcaaaaggaaatgcagaaaaactcATAACATAACTTGGTAAAGATGGCAAATGTGTTGGCTTCAGCAGTATGCTAATCTAACAAGAGACACAATTAcattaatactgtattttttttttttttaatttaaaactgctttaCTTACATGGACAAACACACAATGTGATATATagctattagaaaaaaatactgaaatgcctGAAGTGTAAAAGAAATTAGGTTTCCTACTAATTATCTCAAAATTCTTGCAATATGGTTGGGTGAGACTTCCAGCTATTATTAATTACAAATAATAGTACAACCAAAGGGAAAACGAAAACTGAAAagttaatacaaaaataataaattaatacttCATGCTTAAAAGATTTAAGATCTACATGGAGGAAAATGATGCAGACTCACCTGAGCCTCCGTCTGCAGTTGTTCAATTAACGATAATGTCTTAATAGCTATGAAGCATacctgtgattaaaaaaaaaacaccttcattttagaaaagaaaatctagtTAAAATATAATGTACTTTTGTCTACTcttgtttataaatatgtaCTTACTGACTGAAATATCTGTGCAGCTTGTATGGGATTATGAAGAATGTAATTTCCAAGAGTTGCATCTAATTCAGCAATATCAGAAGGatttattgaaataatgaaaCGATAAACAGCATAACTTTGTTTTGAGTCTGTAGAGGCAAAAAGGatcttaaataaaaacaacagagaTTTGTGTAACATTATGTATCAATTTAACAGACTATCTATTGAGTGAATAATACCATTGTATTTTCTGCAGTCGTGCACAAATTTCTGAAGGCCACCACTTCTGTCAAGGTAAACAAGGGCAACTTCcctcattttctgtatttcatgatGCATCTTCCAAGAGAAGATCTTTGCATTCTCtatcaaaacactgaaataaactgagaagaaattatATTAGAACTGGCCATGCCACAGTAATAATAAAGGTATATATTAACAAAGCCATACAAAATTAAGAGCATCTCTTTTTCAAACTATGCAATTCTTTAAGGATATTTAATATTCAGTGGAAAATTCTTTCCAACAGCTGAAGCATACTACATTCCTGAAGTAATTCCTGAAGAATGTTCTAGTGTTACCTTTTCTCAGTGAATTATTCCACTGCCCAGTTCCCTAACCCATGAAATTAAAGCTTGCATTTAACCTCCCCTATATATTTTACAGCTATAATCAGCttacaaaaagtaaaacttAAGCATCTCTCTTATCTGAGAAGTCTCATAGCTATTAAAAAGTGTGAAACTTGGCCacaccttttcccttttcaaaatcTGGCTTTCCTGTGCTGATGTTACCTCCTTTAGCACTCACTTAAGGTGTTGATCTTGCAAACACTTATTTCCAGTCATGTACATCTCTGTACACAAAAGATCAGTGCTGATTCCCAAAGACAAAACTTTCACAACTACAATTTTAGTTTACAGTCTGGGTTTGGAGGCTGACCGtgctcttctgtgctgttctaTTTGTGTATTATCCACGTCTGCGTTTTTTTAGAACGTAGAATCTCACACGTGAAGCACTACTTTGCTGAATTTAGAGTGAGAATTACTAAGGCCAAAATACTGTCTTACAGATTCTGTTCTATGAAGCGTCCTTTGTCCTCGCTGTAGATGACCAATATGAAACGCCActtaaatctttaaaaacagattcAGCCACCTAGTAATACACAAGACACAGAATCATTGGGCTGATGAGGAAGAGCTCCTGTAGGAGCTCACACAACTGGCTTCAGGAGAACAAATGGATCAACATCCTAGAGAGAGGAATCTGGGTAACAGTGCAACGCCAGCGTGGCAGCAGTGTACACTCTGTCCCCCGAGGACTGTATGCTGTGGGCCGGCACATGTGGTTAGTGCCTCAAGCATCCAATTTTAAGCACAAGTTGAAAGAATTTCAagtagggatttttttcagtttctttaggATTACTCCTACACAATTACTGCTCCATCCCTTGAAATCTTCAGCAAAAAAGAATTcatgaaaaacacacacatgcatgcagaTCCACCCGATCCCCCCGGACCGAGCATTCCCCAAGCTGGCAAGAAAAGGACACCAAACACGACCAGGCTATGGCCCAGGTCACTGTGCACTGACCACTGTCATCTCCTAAGCTTCAAGAAACAGCCTGACCGGTTCCATTACCAGGGTGCCCATGTCTCATCAGTGCCCCCACAGCCAACTAAGGCCACACTCCAGGGTGTGACAGCACACTGCCCAACACAGCCCTCCTGGCTTCAAGCTCCCGCCATCAGCACCCCTTCCTCACAATCCCACCGGCGCTCTCTCCAAAATACTCTCCAGCCTTCCTATACCCcctgttcagtgctgctgtgtcGGCAGCAACGGGTACTGAGGGCGACCAAGGCTGCCCACACGGCAGCCGGGAGAGGGACCACGCCGCCTTCTCCTTACGAGGGCGCTGGTATGCCCGCCGGAGAAGGGAACGGCACCGTTTACGAGGCGGCAGCCAGCGGCTCCACAGCCGCAGGACGGGGCCACCGGCACCGCTCCCTCTCTCCCTCAGCCGGCACCCGCCGCCGGGGCGCCCGCGGAACCGCGCGCGGCGCAGGCGGGAAACCAGCTGCCAGCCGCCCCGCGCTCAGCCTCcgggccgccgctgccgggggccgccgctgccgggggccgccgctgccgggggccgccgctgccgggggccgccgctgccgggggccgccgctgccgggggccgccgctgccgggggccgccgctgccgggggccgccgctgccgggggccgccgctgccgggggccgccgctgccgggggccgccgctgccgggggccgccgctgccgggggccgccgctgccgggggccgccgctgccgggggccgccgctgccgggggccgccgctgccgggggccgccgctgccgggggccgccgctgccgggggccgccgctgccgggggccgccgctgccgggggccgccgctgccgggggccgccgctgccgggggccgccgctgccgggggccgccgctgccgggggccgccgctgccgggggccgccgctgccgggggccgccgctgccgggggccgccgctgccgggggccgccgctgcCTCACCAagcgccccgcggccccggccaGGCAAACGCCACCCCCGCCCTGCGCACAGGCACCGCCGCCGGGGTCATGGGCCCGCAGCGCAGCAGGTACTGAAGGACAGCCTATTTGTAAACCCGTTGTCTCTCGTTATTAAGTACTGCCTAGTGAACTGGTGACTACTCATGAGCGCCTGGTCAGCCTTCGCTCAGGTCATTTCATTGAATGTCTTTATGAACAAAAACCACAGAACATTTCTGAAGtaacagacaaaaataagtTGTTATTTACAAGTTATATAATAAAACTACTACCGTGATAGGCCTTTATATACTAACTGCAgtctttttttgcattgtttaaaaatatttccttaaacAGAAATTGTTCAGTTATCAGTTTGTCCATACACATGTATGTTTGAGAAATACAAcagcttttcacattttaaaaattatcagtGTAATTTAcacttccctgcccccccccccccccccaataccAAGTGAAGATTTAAAAATGGTGCAAACTGGAACACAAAGACAAGTAGCTATGAATGTTGACAAACTGTTGACAACCAGTCTGGAACATAACAGTGTTTCAAACTATAAATCCGTGAGAAAAACCTCTAAGTATTTGGCATGATCCCCTCACCACCCACCCCAAAAGGTTAAAGCAAGAGAGCCTTTTAAAGGAACAGTGATTATTGCATATTATatctttggaaaagcagagttttaaccaaaaccatttttaatgcagttgaAATATAGATGTGTTTAGCtcagggaggaaagaaaagcagaacacatGATCAATAATGTTACCAAACTGATCCAGTTGATTTGTTCCATCCTTGCTTTGAGTAATCCCCCATACCGCACACAATACAGTTGAACAAACAGGTGCTGCAGCAAGTGCAAGAGCAACAATCCAGTTTCATATGACCAACTTGTCAGTCTGCAGAAGTCTTTTAAGAATCTTGGTCTTAATTTATATTAACCTCTCATTTAAGTGCTAACAGGTAAATTAATGTATATTTCAAACTGATATAACAGGGaaaacatttaccttttttaaacCAGGATATACAAAAGACAATTTGCATAGTTACAATTCAAGCACAAAGTCACTGTAAATAGtacaaaagcatttataaatttactaaatttgctgctgtttgtgccAGTTAAATCTTAGATAGGTATGAATGTAAACTTGAAGGGACTGAGGAGAACAGTCAGtgtttttgcttaaaaatatgtagAGAGCgctttttaaagattttaaaaaatattttctgcagcaggaacaaACAGTTACATCCCAAAGAAAGCCATCCAAAATGCCCAAATTCCTCCTATACAGCAGAGACAGTTTGTTCATAGGTTTCAAACCTACATACAAAACTAGGCACTAGTTCTGGAATTACGCTGTTCTGGAATGTGTCCATAACCCTAAGACTTCAGTTCACTCCAAGACTTCCAACACACTGTTGGCGTCTAACTTCCTAGGAAAACATATCTTCAGAAGGTGGTGCGTAAGAAAATCCAACAAATGCATCATCCGCCTCTAGGACACTGGCATTAACAATGTTGTAAtctgaagaaacacaaactgAATATGGGACCATTTCTTCTGTGAACACTGCATCAAAATTCCCAAtatcatctggtccaacctaGAAAATAGAAAGATCTATCAGTTGTATTAATACTGCGTTTTAAACTTGTGCTTGTCCTTTAGTTTTCAAATTTAACCCGAGACTATTTATGTCATTCATTCTTatttaaatacaggaaatttCAGGAAGCATCTCTGAAAACAGCTATTAAAGGCCTCCTTGTTTCTTTTAGGATGGAGTTACAAACCTTTATGATCTGATAAACCttagaaatatgaagaaatatcTCTTTCTTAAATGACTGTTACGAAGATGCAGAAACTAATCCCCTCACTCCACCCTCAAACCCACAAAATCAAACAacgaaaaaaaaacccaaaccaaaaaaaccccacagaaaccaaaacccaccaacctGCTTccccaaccccaaaccacaccaaattctttctcccttttccatcAATAAAATTTTAAGCATTAAATTCTAGCAATGGTTCTATTGTTATGAAAGATCAGCTTCCCAGTAACAtgcctaaaaaaataaagcatagtAATATTTAGTCACAGAGAGAAGAGACAAGACAGCTAAGGCTTCTTCACCAAACAGAACGCAGACTCAACAAAAGGTGATCCTCGGATGTGACTTTAGGAAGGTCTTCCTCCCCACcactcacccccaccccaagttTTTGGACAAGCAGTCACAGGCTGACACAGTTTAAACTGATGGGAAGATCAAAATCTGCCACTAAAGCTTAATAAcgacaaaaaaaaagcaagcagtctTTTGCGAAGTCTTCAAGTGAAGAGGctatctgtattttcttctttggtcTTCAGATCCCACAAAAACTGACAGTACTTTTGACAGAAATGAGCTGAAGAAAAGGTGATACATCAAACCaagttttaagtgaaaaaaaagatagtatCACTGCTGAAAAGCATGACCGCTCAAAAGGCCAGTCAGCACTGGGGGGGGTTCCCCTTCCTCATTCTGAAACAAGCACTCTTTGCTAATAGATGAGCCCTCAAAGGCAGAAATTTGGCAGGTATGAACTCAAACAGCACCTACCACATTAGGATTAAATGGTGGTGGAATCTTCTTCTGAAGAAGATCAGTCCAGCTGAGAGATTCAAAGAACGGGTGCTTTTGAATTtcaagctgcagcaaggaaTAAAGATTTTAGGTATTTGAGAAATCCACTGTGTGCCTCGTTGTAAATACTACTTCAGACCGCATGCACATAAGGAAGTCCTTCATCAGTTTATTCAGCTAACTTTGCAATAAAAGCTGTAGTTGtaaaaacagcaattaaaatttGTTAGGCTGCCTCTACAAGATAGTTTCCTTTTAAGttcacattttctgcttttaagccTTAAAATTAACAACTTTGAAGTCTACCACAGAATAAAAACGCTTTGTTAGtatctctgctcctgccttaaaattgttaatttttgtAAAGCAGATAGTCTAAGAATCGTCTACTTCAACATCTCTGCAATATGCCTACTAGTTACGAAGCAGCAAACAGTTGTGTTAAATGCTACCATCCTTTCATCTTGCTCCCCAATGTGAGAAAGTTCAATGTCAAGAGCCCAAATGCTCTGTTACCAGATCAACACACTACCTAACAGTAAGACTGCAAACAGAATACTATGAAGATCTCACAATTAATGGATGGAGAAGTCCTTCTAGATCATTCCTTATCATATCACACGGTTCCGAAGACATTTATACTTTCTCACATGACCTTGCAAACTGAGTTTTTGTTGTTACACTGGGAAAATATCTGCCATGATTttaaggctaaaaaaaaaaacaaaccacaaagagctgctgtttgcatgATACTAGGCTTCCTCTTTATCTGAAGGCTGGCTTTCATGTAGTTACTTAAACTGGCATTACCAGAAAATAGCGTTTCCTTTTGACTATTTCCCAGTTTCACTATGAACAGTGAAATCTGCCTTAGTACATCTTAGTGGCTACTACACCAGGAATTGTGCGTTTCCTTTGCTGGCAGGTACAGCAACCAAgctatattttatattttatatatatatatattatatatatatattttatattttatattaaatccCACAACAATCATCTCTCTTCTATCCTCAACACCTTCCAGGGACTGACCAAACTGGCatctttaatgaagaaataaggAGGAGAAACACAGACAGAGATAACAGAACAATCTCTACCTCCAACTATTAAACCTGTGCCATGCACATAAAGTTGGTCATGTCCCTTTAAATGAAGTAGGGCTTGATAAATTAGGACGTTACATACAAAATCTTCCCTTGCTCCAAGTCTGCATTGCCGATCTTTCTCCAAAAGTTCTTCCAGAATAGACCAGGCTGTGAGACTAATTCCTGGGCGCAGTACTAGGGGTTTATGAAGAATATTCTCGTACATCTCAGCAACATCACGGCAGTAAAAAGGAGGCTAAAAAAAGAATGTTATACATTAATTTGAAGCCACATGCAATATTGTTTCATGTGTATGATCAGTAAATGATTCTATAAGAAGTGCAAACTGCTAGCAGTGAAGAAGGCTACCTCTTCTTACGCACTGCTAACTTCTAATTCAGTTATCACCATTGCCAGATCTTTACACTTGATAGCATCTCTACCCACCTCCTCGTCTCCTAACATGTTCTCACACTCCTAAGTAGTCATAGATGCCATCCAGCTTCAAAGCTGCCATTGAACTTACTTTAAAAGAACATGAGTGGAAAAAGATACCTATCTCCCCATGTAAGGTCCTATGGGAGGAGATCAAACTCAAGAAAACCAACAGAACAGATTGTTACTGGAGTAACTACACAAGACTAGAACAAGCATagtaaggtgtttttttttttttcctaatgctgcttatcaagaaatggaaaagctaGGAGAAAACCTGGGAGGCCTAAGCAGAAAagtactttaattttatttattccagtATTTGGCAAAATTTTACTTatatgctggggttttttattggGTATTATCGCTGTTGATTCATTTTACTCTCACATTCCCTCAAAGTGATGACTACTTGTCTTCATCACAGCGGATACCCAGCAGTTCACTGGAAAGTAAAATTTCAGACAGCAAGAGGCAATGAAAaatccaaaagagaaaaaacaggtgCTACATTGAGACAAACTGTTAATCCATTTAAGtgaagtatttcagtattttgcaaaaGTTAGCATCTTTAACAACACTCCAGGGTTACTTCACATaaagggggagagaggagggaagcaACCCCCGCCCCCCACATGTTAAATACATACCAGCCCATAAAGCATTTCATAAAGAACTGCACCAAGGCACCACCAGTCTACTGTGTTGTCATAGGGCTGCTTTTTAATGACTTCTGGTGCaagatactaaaataaaaaataaacgAAAAAGTGTTTTAGAGCATTAGGCTAGCACGAATAAAACCTATGTTTTAGTCACATCACAGTAAACACtttcaggaaaagctgcttCATAGCAATTGTAAGACTGCTAAGTATTTATCTTGTCCTTCAACAAACCTGGCAAATACTTCACCACCATGTAGTCATTTTCCAAGTAGGACAGCTCTTTTCCCAACTGAAACAATACTTCCCACACACTACTGTTTTGCCAAACTACTTTGCCACCTGCTATTGTGAAACTTGCTTTATATTTCAGATAGGTTGCTGCACTGTTACAGTGGCAACATCTCTCAGTAAGCTGGCTACTAGCCCTGCCCATTCTGCCACCCTAAGCCTGTATGCTCCCCACGTAgtacataaaaatgaaagatattAATTCTGCCTCAAATCTACAATTCGTGACAACTTGTGTAGCATAGGAAGTTTCACTGCAAATCCCAATGAGGGCATGAGTTGTGAGTTACTGAACTAAAGATTCTTGTCAAATAGGTATCACTTGACTGACTTACGATAAACATCCAGTACCATCAAACACGGAATGACAGTGCTAACTGGTTTCCATCTGCCTTGCAAGAAATCTACTCAGCATGTCAGAGCTTATTAACCCTACAGCACTAGGACAGCTACTTCGTAACATGAGACTCTTCTTTGTGAATATGTAATATAAAGTTACTATGGCTGGATCATCATCTCAGTCCCCATCTGCAGCACACACAGTTTCTAGCCTCATAAAACAAGAGGATGCTCACTTTATCGTTCTTATCCAGattctgaaatttaatttacaaatagATCATAGCATTGTCAGACAACAAACTCAGTTTAACTAGATCAGTATTCCTCAAACTTTCTGAGTGCCCTGTAACGCATTTGTCTATAGATAACCCTGCAAAAGCATGAAATGaagctgaagtattttgaaCTCAACAACTTAAGCTTTTTCTAATCTTTCACAACCTCCTTTGAGCTTTTTAGATGTTGGAACTCACCCAAGTCATTCAACTCTGTGTTTAGAAACACTGAGAAGATCATTATACTTTTAGCAGGATTatgaaagattttaattaaatcttgGATTAGAAAGACTAATACACAACTACCATGTTTagttctgatatttttaagaATGTGTACAAAGCAACAGCATTAGCGTTCTCTTACGTTGCAATTTATGCAAGTCCAAGGTAAGCATGAAGACTAAGCCTCTGAACATGAGGGAAAAAAGGCCCACAGATTTTCTCAAACAGATCCAGAGTTACCAGTGTTCTATATATTGCCTTTTGAACTTTCCAAAACATTCAACAAATATTGCTTCAGCTCACATCTACCACTCAGCTTTATGGATTCCTACTCTGATCATAACTACAAGTTGTCACATGTTGCCACCTGCCCACcccctcttattttttttttttttttttttttttagttgtttcaGCTAAACACTCCTCATTCATCTTTCACTGCCTTCAAGGccttttctgtaatttaaagtATGTTTATCAAATTATCAAAGCCACTAATCCTGGCATTTCAGTGAATCCCTAGTATGTGTTCAAGATTTTCAGATTCCAAGTTTTCCAGCACAGTTTCTCAGTAAAAAGACAACAGTTCAATAAACTCAGTCAGCAAGTTCAAAGTTTCACATGCATGCAAAAGTTGCTTAAGACTCACAGATATTAAGTCCCTATAAACTTACTAAAAATCAGTGCCAGGATGTGGTAATATTGGCaatctgctgcagctgttacACTAACTGTTCTGTGCCTAGCCAGTGGCTGGGAGACACAGGAGGAAACAATGTTTGAAAAGGattggaagaaggaaggaagagatcAGTTATGGACATGTGGGTACTACGTAGGAGACACTGTGTATTAGTAAAAAGGACAAACCAGATCTGCAGGAAGCTCgtctttggtttggtttcatGGAAGAGCTTGTTAAAAGAATTGAGATCTCCAACAGTACAGAGTATTTGATCTTCCAGATACACAAATATTAATAACAGTCAACAGTCATTAATTACTAGCCAAAACCCATAAAAGTTGTCAACATACTTCTGGTGTCCCACAGAAAGTTGCAGTGGTATCAGAACTTGCAATCCCTTCTTTACAAAGTCCAAAGTCTGTCAACACAACATGGCCCTGTTTAAGGAAgagtagtattttaaaaaacagaacatgGTCAACATGTGGATACACCTAAGTATCAATTTTGTGagagaacacagaaaaccaaaaataatgtTGCATACTTACCAGTGAATCTAGGAgaatgttttctggttttaaatccctatttaaaaaaaatactgtattaattCAAAACAGCAGTCACTAACACAAGAGCTTCAGAGGCAAGGACTTTTATTCTTCAGCTGAAAGCTTCAAGTTTTGGTAAACTTGCTATGTTCAAGTTATCCATAAGATGATTTCATGTAGTGGTTTTTAATACAATAATTTGTCCTATTTTGAACTTCTTCAGGACAAGGATGCATTTCAGAAACTTACCTGTACACTATATTAATGGAGTGTAAGTAGCCCAGTGCACTAGCTATTTCAGCAGCATAAAATCTGGCTCTGTGCTCAGGAAAGGAACGTTCTCTTTGTAAGTGAAAGAACAGCTGTAAATATGCAAATAGTAAATAAGAACATTATGCACAAAAATCAGGTTAATAACATGcaattttaacagtaaaaagtaattttatttagctgtccacttttttaaaaaacaaaatcaaacagaaTTGTTTTTGCTGCATAACTTTGGCATTCCtttattccctttcttctcttttgtagCTCAGAAATGGATAGGTAACTCAAAACACATAAGGATATTCCCCTAAAACCAAGACTAGTTAAAAGGAACTAGAGTAAACTACTAAGCTGTGAACAGAAGTCGGAAAGATTAAATCATGCAAGACAGCTTCCTAACAGAATATAACCTGGTGTCAAGTAAGTAATCTTCCATTTTTGTATATGCTTGTATTCAAAGTTTTGTATGTAAGTATTTATAGAATTGTATTTTGAAATCACCTACATGTAGATCAGTTTGGGAGATGTATATTCCAAGCTGATCCACAGAATCTCTCAACTACAGAGAGCTGTCTGGGTTCAAATAGTTTGAGCAGATACAGAACAGAAGTCTAGCCAAAGATTAAATCATAAACATACTGATTTAACTATCCTACCCATTCAAATcataaaaattttaagaaaacagaagttttctgcCTACAAACTTcgggaaaaaataaaaagccagagCTTTCCAAGCACTTCATTGAAATCTGAAAGCTATTTTGAACCGTATTTTAGTTTGCCTGGAAGAATGCCAAACTAACTTGTGGCCAGGAATTCAGAGCAGAGCAAATCAGGAGCTTGCTGACGCAGTCTAAAAATGACGGTACCCTAGACTTGCCCATGTTGTCCCAACTCTGACACTTAAAGGGGTCAGAGCACCAGCTCTAGGAGCATCAGAAATACTAGTAGGCCACATGAATATGACTAACAGATAACCCAGTTCCTATTTCATCCTGGTTTATTCAGCATACTTTATACTTGTCTGTGTATATCCA comes from the Falco rusticolus isolate bFalRus1 chromosome 3, bFalRus1.pri, whole genome shotgun sequence genome and includes:
- the LOC119144096 gene encoding serine/threonine-protein kinase Sgk3 isoform X2 encodes the protein MNLKIPAKRIFGDNFDPDFIKQRRAGLNEFIQNLVRQPELCNHPDVRSFLQMDNPKHQSDPSEDEDERSSRKLNSTSQNINLGPSGNPHAKPTDFDFLKVIGKGSFGKVLLAKRKLDGKYYAVKVLQKKIVLNRKEQKHIMAERNVLLKNVKHPFLVGLHYSFQTTEKLYFVLDFVNGGELFFHLQRERSFPEHRARFYAAEIASALGYLHSINIVYRDLKPENILLDSLGHVVLTDFGLCKEGIASSDTTATFCGTPEYLAPEVIKKQPYDNTVDWWCLGAVLYEMLYGLPPFYCRDVAEMYENILHKPLVLRPGISLTAWSILEELLEKDRQCRLGAREDFLEIQKHPFFESLSWTDLLQKKIPPPFNPNVVGPDDIGNFDAVFTEEMVPYSVCVSSDYNIVNASVLEADDAFVGFSYAPPSEDMFS
- the LOC119144096 gene encoding serine/threonine-protein kinase Sgk3 isoform X1, with protein sequence MDLKESCPSVSIPSSDEHREKKKRFTVYKVLVSVGRNEWFVFRRYAEFDKLYNTLKKQFPTMNLKIPAKRIFGDNFDPDFIKQRRAGLNEFIQNLVRQPELCNHPDVRSFLQMDNPKHQSDPSEDEDERSSRKLNSTSQNINLGPSGNPHAKPTDFDFLKVIGKGSFGKVLLAKRKLDGKYYAVKVLQKKIVLNRKEQKHIMAERNVLLKNVKHPFLVGLHYSFQTTEKLYFVLDFVNGGELFFHLQRERSFPEHRARFYAAEIASALGYLHSINIVYRDLKPENILLDSLGHVVLTDFGLCKEGIASSDTTATFCGTPEYLAPEVIKKQPYDNTVDWWCLGAVLYEMLYGLPPFYCRDVAEMYENILHKPLVLRPGISLTAWSILEELLEKDRQCRLGAREDFLEIQKHPFFESLSWTDLLQKKIPPPFNPNVVGPDDIGNFDAVFTEEMVPYSVCVSSDYNIVNASVLEADDAFVGFSYAPPSEDMFS